From Cardiocondyla obscurior isolate alpha-2009 linkage group LG09, Cobs3.1, whole genome shotgun sequence, one genomic window encodes:
- the LOC139105588 gene encoding uncharacterized protein yields MPTVRIRFRVYSKNTTDTLNDVHDITDFLTHSKSDMLNMRLFPLEKILAELKEAAGKLRRGNHFPFRINEQSWYNIHEYAEISAYYKGNAIITIIKFPIVGYENFEVMRVTAIPVYSSENIFNIINNDNEIIAFDKENNNYLKLTATELEKCKRSDKQYVCTQSHPIYHAKANAPCEIQALTRPDQRPTQCKTRHFLSRATIWISLHEAQSWIFSTTEEQEIQIFCLNHPRNIIKIKNTGKLTIFGECQVITADISIRTKSVHESHIMTRLPAYNLTLDRKNIILRNLKLKQNELQGETIISNPRELQQLTNSLDELDDEVDKANEIPIHKILVYSTNGGTFLITITIIIIITIAIVKKCNKNKTPALPPRTLKPKAKNFAATEIEEA; encoded by the coding sequence ATGCCGACTGTACGCATTAGATTTCGTGTCTATAGTAAGAACACCACAGACACATTAAATGATGTGCACGACATCACGGATTTCTTGACACATTCAAAATCCGACATGCTGAATATGCGGTTATTTCCGTTAGAAAAAATACTAGCGGAACTAAAGGAAGCCGCAGGAAAATTAAGAAGGGGAAATCACTTCCCATTTCGTATCAACGAACAAAGTTGGTACAATATCCACGAATACGCAGAAATCAGCGCGTATTACAAAGGAAATGCAAtcataacaattataaaattcccgATAGTGggatatgaaaattttgagGTAATGCGAGTCACGGCAATCCCCGTGTATAGTAGTGAAAACATATTCAACATCATAAATAACGACAATGAAATAATCGCTTtcgacaaagaaaataataactaccTAAAATTAACCGCGACCGAGTTAGAAAAATGCAAACGCAGCGACAAACAGTACGTGTGCACTCAGAGTCATCCGATATACCACGCAAAGGCAAATGCTCCGTGCGAAATACAAGCACTCACGAGACCGGATCAACGACCGACGCAGTGCAAAACCCGACACTTCCTATCAAGAGCGACCATATGGATCTCCCTACACGAAGCCCAATCATGGATATTCTCAACTACGGAAGAACAGGAGAtccaaatattttgtttaaaccaCCCcaggaatattattaaaattaaaaacaccgGTAAACTTACTATTTTCGGCGAATGTCAGGTAATAACAGCTGACATATCCATACGAACCAAAAGCGTGCATGAATCACACATCATGACACGCTTACCTGCATACAACCTGACACTCGACcgaaaaaacattatattaagaaatctCAAATTAAAGCAGAATGAGTTACAAGGCGAAACAATTATATCTAACCCGCGAGAACTACAACAATTAACGAATAGCCTCGACGAGTTAGACGACGAAGTAGACAAGGCAAACGAAATACctatacataaaatacttgTATACTCTACCAACGGCGGTACATTCCTCATAACAATAACcatcattataattataaccatcgcaatagttaaaaaatgtaataaaaataaaactcctGCCCTTCCGCCGCGAACGCTAAAACCAAAAGCAAAAAACTTCGCTGCGACGGAGATCGAAgaagcataa
- the LOC139105589 gene encoding uncharacterized protein produces MAGILAVESEPIFDDSIVKIETHTYNPYANTTFGHSDEIRIPIQQQDLYTLPCDSFLNVGITSSLKNYISLTSDNALILQNAGWNGPTSTAGGYFNFCISLRILLGFCEDYKRVVVNARHELILIRARNDNNSIMGDSTTEPEIELHKVQWRMPHVMLNEFNKLSLLRTLDSGRYLSMTFRSWDLYEYALLQSTTKHSWAVKAATQLEKPRYVIFALQIGRKNIMSESSAVFDTCELTNVKLYLNSECYPYDDLNLDFSKNRYAILYDMYARFRKSYYGCHYGEVFCNITTFLSNGPFVVIDCSRQNESIKSASVDVRIEFDCKENVPHNTTAYCLILHDRIVEYSPLSNVVRKVL; encoded by the exons atggctGGAATATTAGCCGTAGAAAGTGAGCCGATCTTCGACGATAGTATTGTTAAAATCGAAACTCACACATACAATCCATATGCTAACACGACATTTGGACATAGTGATGaaataagaataccgatacaacAACAAGATTTATATACATTGCCATGTGATAGTTTTCT aaacgttggaatAACGAGTTCTCTCAAGAATTATATATCATTAACATCTGATAATGCTTTAATACTGCAAAATGCTGGATGGAATGGGCCGACGTCCACTGCTGGAggatactttaatttttgcatatcACTTCGTATATTATTGGGCTTCTGCGAAGATTATAAGCGTGTGGTTGTCAATGCTCgtcatgaattaattttaatacgcgcccgcaatgataataattccattatgGGAGATTCTACGACTGAGCCTGAGATTGAATTACATAAAGTACAGTGGCGAATGCCACATGTTATGTTAAAcgaattcaataaattatcgctGCTGCGAACTTTAGACAGCGGACGATATTTAAGCATGACTTTTCGTTCGTGGGATTTATATGAATATGCACTTTTACAGAGTACGACAAAACATTCATGGGCCGTCAAGGCCGCAACACAACTTGAGAAGCCTCGATATGTTATTTTTGCTTTACAAATTggtcgtaaaaatattatgtctGAATCATCAGCTGTTTTCGATACTTGTGAACTGACCAATGTAAAACTTTATCTTAATTCAGAATGTTATCCATATGATGATTTGAACTTAGATTTTAGCAAAAACAGATACGCCATTCTTTATGATATGTATGCGCGTTTTCGTAAATCTTATTATGGTTGCCATTACGGTGAAGTTTTTTGCAACATAACCACATTTCTTTCAAATGGACCATTCGTCGTAATCGATTGCTCTCGACAGAACGAGTCAATTAAAAGCGCCAGTGTGGATGTGCGAATAGAATTTGATTGTAAGGAAAATGTGCCTCACAATACTACGGCATACTGCCTCATTTTACATGACCGTATAGTCGAATACAGCCCATTGTCCAATGTTGTGCGGAAAGTTTTATAA
- the LOC139105590 gene encoding uncharacterized protein has translation MVVLPSSFIGSPRNMLQNYQDAMAIVTKYGKPDLFITMTCNPNWREIQENLLSGQQPSDRPDICARVFNIKKDYLIDLIVKQKMFEVIDKYISAEIPDPYKNRTLHDIVMKHMIHGPCGDWCIKNNRCSKRYPRAFQKETKVDENNYPYYRRQDTGKIYERPGGYKVHNRHVVPYCPALSIIFNCHINVEIVSSIKSVKYLYKYIYKDHDAATITIEPVTENVIIDHDEIRDFIETRYVGPVEAGEYLIKNYKKKIML, from the exons ATGGTTGTACtcccttcttcttttattGGATCACCGCGAAatatgttacaaaattatcaagaTGCAATGGCAATAGTTACGAAATATGGAAAACCAGATCTGTTCATCACAATGACATGTAATCCGAATTGGCGAGAAATTCAAGAAAATCTTTTATCTGGTCAACAACCTTCAGACAGACCTGATATTTGTGCtcgtgtttttaatattaagaaagaTTATCTTAtagatttaattgttaaacaaaaaatgtttg AAgttatcgataaatatatttcggcTGAAATTCCAGATCCATATAAAAATCGTACTTTACATGATATAGTTATGAAACATATGATTCATGGACCTTGTGGAGATTGGTGTATAAAAAACAATCGATGTTCTAAACGTTATCCAAGAGCATTTCAAAAAGAAACTAAAgttgatgaaaataattatccaTATTATCGTCGACAAGATACTGGTAAAATTTATGAACGACCAGGTGGATATAAAGTACATAATCGTCATGTGGTGCCATATTGTCCAGcattatcaattatatttaattgtcatATTAATGTTGAAATAGTTTCCAGTATTAAATcggttaaatatttatataaatacatttacaaaGATCATGATGCAGCAACTATAACAATTGAACCAGTAActgaaaatgtaattattgaTCATGATGAAATACGTGATTTTATTGAAACACGTTATGTTGGACCTGTAGAAGCTGGcgaatacttaataaaaaattacaagaaaaaaatcatgctATAA